A stretch of Cucumis sativus cultivar 9930 chromosome 2, Cucumber_9930_V3, whole genome shotgun sequence DNA encodes these proteins:
- the LOC101212891 gene encoding putative protein phosphatase 2C-like protein 44, protein MGLKDLRLKLKGLRLGRFLARNTRKKRRGTAAPAAVSKASWMAPVNHGYHVVVDQSYSNVWGKESDYDSVVVQREQMEGIELWFFGVFNPQIGDQVIKFMQTHFFDKNFHESQVKGKGREAMKKAHLNARTKVREAKEGKDQAWKMGSSSALVIDGDKLVIATMGDYRTIVCEDGLAHQISCDQDPTSQRWSRRLMLGMKPRKSSELVLATKRVNSETEFVILGSHGIWEVMKNQEAVNLIRHMEDPQEAAECLAKEAFTRMSKSSISCLVIRFD, encoded by the exons atggGTCTCAAAGATCTTCGTCTCAAACTCAAG GGTCTTAGATTGGGAAGGTTTCTGGCGAGGAATACAAGGAAGAAACGACGGGGGACGGCGGCACCGGCGGCGGTGAGTAAGGCGTCGTGGATGGCGCCGGTGAACCATGGGTATCATGTGGTGGTGGATCAATCGTATTCGAATGTTTGGGGAAAAGAATCGGACTATGACTCTGTTGTTGTGCAGAGAGAACAGATGGAAGGGATTGAGTTGTGGTTTTTTGGGGTTTTTAATCCTCAAATTGGTGATCAAGTCATCAAGTTCATGCAAACCCATTTCTTTGATAAGAACTTTCATGag TCACAAGTAAAAGGGAAAGGAAGAGAGGCAATGAAAAAAGCACATTTGAATGCAAGAACAAAGGTGAGAGAAGCAAAGGAAGGAAAAGATCAGGCATGGAAAATGGGATCATCTTCAGCATTGGTCATTGATGGAGATAAATTGGTGATTGCTACAATGGGTGACTATAGAACCATTGTATGTGAAGATGGTCTTGCTCATCAAATAAGTTGTGATCAAGATCCAACCTCTCAACGTTGGTCTCGTAGATTAATGCTCG GAATGAAGCCTCGGAAAAGCTCTGAACTTGTGCTTGCAACGAAAAGAGTGAACTCGGAAACTGAATTTGTGATATTGGGAAGCCATGGCATATGGGAG GTGATGAAGAATCAAGAGGCAGTGAATTTGATAAGACACATGGAAGACCCACAGGAAGCAGCGGAGTGTTTGGCGAAGGAAGCATTCACTAGAATGAGTAAAAGTAGTATTTCGTGTTTGGTTATTCGTTTTgactaa
- the LOC101206069 gene encoding 60S ribosomal protein L14-2, producing MPFKRYVEIGRIALINYGEDYGKLVVIVDVIDQNRALVDAPDMERSQMNFKRLSLTDIKIDIKRVPKKKELIEAMKAGDVQKKWENSSWGRKLIVKKRRASLNDFDRFKLMLAKIKRAGLVRQELAKLKKAEA from the exons ATG CCTTTCAAGCGGTATGTTGAGATTGGAAGGATTGCCCTCATCAACTACGGTGAGGATTACGGGAAGCTTGTTGTAATCGTCGATGTAATTGACCAGAATCGG GCTTTGGTCGATGCCCCTGATATGGAGCGTTCTCAAATGAACTTTAAGAGACTCTCCTTGACCGatatcaaaattgatattaagaGGGTCCCGAAGAAGAAGGAACTGATCGAAGCCATGAAAGCTGGGG ATGTTCAGAAGAAATGGGAGAATAGCTCTTGGGGCAGAAAATTGATCGTTAAGAAGAGAAGAGCCTCACTCAATGACTTCGATAGGTTCAAGCTTATGTTGGCGAAGATTAAG AGGGCTGGATTGGTTAGGCAAGAGCTTGCAAAGTTGAAGAAGGCCGAGGCTTAG